The genomic DNA AAAAAATTAAACTATGAGATTAAAAAATACAGTTGTAAAGTAACTAGCGTGCAGTTGGCTCACGCAGGTGCTAAAGGAACTTGCGATGGTATAATAAGCCCTAGCGGCGTTAGATTTAGCGGTGAGTACGGCACTCCTGATATTTTGAATACTCAAGAAATTTACTCTATAGTGACTAAATTTAAAGAAGCAGCTATTAGAGCTAAAGATTCAGATTATGATTTAATCGAGATTCACGGGGCTCACGGTTATCTAATAAATCAGTTTTTAAGTCCGCTTACAAATAAAAGAGAAGATGAGTTTGGCGGGAATTTAGAAAATAGAATGAGATTTTTAAATTTAATTATAGAAGAGTTAAAAGATATCATTCCGTTTGGTGTAAGACTTAGCGCCGACGAGTGGGAAGATGGCGGCAATACTACTGAGGATATAAAAATAGTAGCAAAAAAATGCGAAGAGTTAGGAGCTAGTTATATCAGCGTTTCAGCCGGCGGAGTAGTAGAAAATCCTACTCATATGCCAAAAATAAAACCGCTTTATCAAGCGCAATACGCTAAAGATATCAAAGAAGTTATAAATATACCAGTCATCGCAGCCGGGCTTATAACTACAAAAGAGCAAGGAGAATATCTTTTGGATAATGGATTTTGTGATTTAGTAGCTTATGGCAGAGAGCTTTTAAGAAATCCGAATTTTGCCCTATATGCAGCTGCAAGCACAGGGCTAAATGATCTTATAGATTTCTCTTATAAAAAAGCGTTTTAGATAATATATTCTATTTCTTGGTTTTCACCATTTATAAGTCTAAAAATTTCAGCTTTGATCT from Campylobacter fetus subsp. fetus includes the following:
- a CDS encoding tRNA-dihydrouridine synthase; translation: MSSLFKSLKLANFTIPNRITMPPMCVYKSRDLQGLPRCFHRLHYPARSLGGVGFIIVEATAVSPEGCISKNDIGLWSDIQVEAHKKLNYEIKKYSCKVTSVQLAHAGAKGTCDGIISPSGVRFSGEYGTPDILNTQEIYSIVTKFKEAAIRAKDSDYDLIEIHGAHGYLINQFLSPLTNKREDEFGGNLENRMRFLNLIIEELKDIIPFGVRLSADEWEDGGNTTEDIKIVAKKCEELGASYISVSAGGVVENPTHMPKIKPLYQAQYAKDIKEVINIPVIAAGLITTKEQGEYLLDNGFCDLVAYGRELLRNPNFALYAAASTGLNDLIDFSYKKAF